CGATCGGCAGTCCGCGGTCACCCAGGTCGTCGATGAGCGCCTCGGCCTCGGGCCACGTGGGCGCCACCACGACCACTGAATGGCCATCACCGAGGAGCGGCGCCGCCGTCTCGCGCACCAGGGGACCCCACGGAGCGGGGGCGGCGTGGACACTCACCGACCCGGTGGGCTCGGATCGAAGGGCTGCGTTCGGCGCCGGCCGGCGACGGCCCTTAGGGAGGTTGGGTGGGGTGGCTTTCGCCAGGACGGTCGCCAGCGGGGCCACGTAGTGCTGTGCCGTCCACCTCAGGGTGTCGAGCAGGGCGGCATCGAACACCGCCACCTCACCCGACCTCCCAATGAGCGAACGGATACGGCGTGCCTCCGGGGGTTCGGCGGGGCCGACCACCCACCCGCGCACCCGTCGTCCCCCGAGCGGTATCCGAACGATGTCGCCGACACCCACGGAGAGCCCGTCGGGAACGGCATAGGCGAAACCGTCGTCGACGGCGAACGACGGGACGTCGGGGACGACGCGGACGATCGCCGTCAGATCTGGCGTGCCTCGATGATCCGGTCCCACAGTCGGGAGGCTACGGCCTGCTTGGTCATCAGCGGCCACGCGTCGACCGAGCCGTCCGGAGTGATGAGCGACACGATGTTGGTCTCGGTCCCGAACCCGGCGCCCGCTGTGGTGACGTCGTTGGCCACGAGGAGGTCGACGCCCTTCTCCTTCGCCTTCACCACGGCACCGTCGAGGGACCCTGTCTCGGCGGCGAATCCCACCAGGAAGGGCCGCGGTGACATCTCCGCCACGCCGGCGAGGATGTCCGGCGTCGGCCCCAGATCCACCACGGGCAGCCGGTCGGCTCGATGCACCTTGGCCTCGGCCGGGTCTACCGGCTTGAAATCGGCGACGGCGGCGGCGAGCACGGCCACGTCGCACCTCGGAGCCTGCTCCCAGACCGCTTCAGCCATCTCGTCGGCGGTCTCGACGGGGACGACTTCCACCAGGGAGTGTTCGGCGCCCGCCACGGTGGTCACCAGGATCACCCGGGCGCCACGCCCGGCGGCCTCCAGGGCAATGGCGTTGCCCATCTTCCCGCTGGAGCGGTTGCCGATGTAGCGGACCGGGTCGATCGGCTCCCGGGTGCCACCGGCGCTGACCAGGACGGTCCAGCCGGCCAGGCTCCCGGCGCCGAGCGTCTCCTCGAGGGCGACCACGATGTCCTCCGGCTCGACCATGCGGCCCTCACCCACGTCGCCTCCGGCGAGGGCACCGGACACCGGTCCCGCGAGCACCACGCCGTCGGCCCGCAGCGTCGCCGCGTTGCGCTGGGTGGCAGGGTGCTCCCACATCTCGGTGTGCATCGCCGGCGCGACCACCACCGGACCCGTGAAGGCGAGCACCGTCGCCGAAAGCAGGTCGTCGCTCTGGCCGTTGGCGATCCGGGCCATGGTCGCCGCGGTCGCCGGCGCGATCACGATCGCATCGGCCCACCGAGCGAGCTCGGTATGAGGGCTCACCGAATCGGCACCGAAGAAGTCCGTCGCCGGGTGCCGACCCGTGATGGCGGCGAGGGTCTGGGCACCGAGGAACTGGAGCGAGGACCGGGTCATCACCGGTTGCACGATCGCCCCGGCCTCGACGAGACGGCGGGCGAGGTACGCAGCCTTGAAAGCTGCTACTCCCCCGCTGACCCCCAGGACGATCCGACGACCGTCGAGCATCGGGCTACTCGCCGCTGTCGACGACGACCTTGTCGGCAGCGATCTCCTCGAGGGCGATCGAGAGGGGCTTGTCGGACAGCGAGTGCACCTGCGGCGGGATGTTGCTGCCCATGCCGTCGCCGAGCTGGTTGAAGTACGAGTTGATCTGCCGGGCACGACGTGCCGCCAGCACCACCAGGGTGAAACGCTCACCGGTGCGGGCTAGGACGGTCTCGATGGGAGGCTCGATCATTGGGACAATCCGTGGGTTGGGGTCGGTGACGAGTATATGCGACCGGCGGCCGCAAGCAGTCGTTCACCGATCAGCGACAAACGCTGAGGCGTTCGGGTTCGAGTGGCGTCACAACGCTCAACGCTCAACGCAAGACGCGTGACCGTCGGCTACCAGCTACCGGCTACCCGCTACCAGCTACCGGCCACTAGATACCAGATATCACATACCGGTACCAGCCGGCGACGAAGGGGTGAGCCGCGAACCTCAGCCAGGTGATTGCTGATGACCTGACATACTGCGATCGCATGCCAGCCGATCTTCAACACCCCACCGTCGTGTCCATCGCCGGCCACGTGGGCAGCGGAAAGAGCGCCACCGCCCGAATCGTCGCCGAGACCCTCGGATGGAGCCACCTCTCCACCGGCGAGATGTTCCGACAGATCGCCGGCCGGCTCGGCATGACCGTCCTGGAGTTGAATCGCCACGCCGAGACCGACGGCTCGATCGACGAGGAGATCGACAGCTACCTGCGGGGCCTCGCCGGCGTGGCCAGTGATGTGGTCATCGACTCACGCATGGCCTGGCACTTCGTTCCCGAGTCGCTCAAGGTGTTCCTCCTGGTGGATCCCATCGAGGGGGCCCGGCGTGTCCTGCGGGCTGGCCGAGCCGATGAGACGTATGCCACCCTCGAGGACGCCGCCGCGGCGAACGTCGCCCGCATGGCCGCCGAGGCCGAGCGATATCACGATCTGTACGGGGTCCGGCGCGACGATTGGCGCAACTACGACCTGGTCATCGACACCACCGACGTCGCCAAGGAGGCCGTGACCACCCGCATCGTCGCTGCCGTCATCGGACCGCCCTCCGAGCGTTCCGGGGTATGGCTCGCCACCCGCCGCCTCCGTCGCAATGGTGCGATCAAGACCGGCGACACCGTTGAGGTCGACATCCGCGACGGCTTGGGCTCGGTACGCCGCGGCTGGGACCTCGTGGAGCATGCCCGGGCGGCGGCCGAACCCCTCATCCGCTGCCGGCTCGTCGGATACGAGGGATCACCCGTCGACTGAGCGTGCCTCGGCCACCAGGCGACGGCGCTGGTCGACGTCGAGGGTGCCGATCCGCTCGAATTCGGAGATCCCGAGCCGCGCCAGCAGCCGAACCGTCCTGATCTTACCTAGCGCAGGCACCGCGGTGAGCACACTCTTGACCTTCAGGGCAGCGATCAGATCATCGTCCGTGTCGAGCAGCACCTCGGCGATGGTGATCTCTCCGGCCTGAAGAGACCGGCGGATCTCAGTGCGGCAGGCCCGCAACGCGGTGACGCGGGCGAGCACCGATGGGCGAACGTCGTCGACGGGACTCTCGGACACGCTGCGACTCTACGGGGGTGAGCGAATAGGTCGCTGGCTTCATCAGGTTTCGGCTTGCAGCAAGCCGAAACCTGATCCCGGGGCGAGCCTATTCGCTCACCCCCGACGACGCCGTGGCGATGCCGCCGACCAGGGCCGATGGGGCGACGACCAAGTCGGCGGCGCGTCGTCGGGCCTCGTCGATCCCGGCGAGCGACGAGATACCGATGGCGACACGTTCCAGTTCGGGAGCCGCCTGAGCAACCACGCCGAGGTCGCCGAGGGTGACGAGCACGCCCGACGCACCCGCGGCCAACGCCCGCTTGGCGAGCCGGGACACCACGGCGCCCCGCGAACGGCCGAGTCCCAGCACTGCAGCCCTCGCGTCGTTGACCCCGGGATCCAACGATGCCGCCACGACCGTCGCGCCCGATGCCGCTGCCGCCGCGACTGCTGCCTCCATCGCGCCCTCCTCCACGACGGCGTGGACCGCGATCCGCCGTGCTCCGTACTCGGCGAGGCGCCCTGCGGCGCGTCCGACGACGTCGGGGGTGCCGTGGATGGCGAACAGCGTCGTCACCTCCCCGATCCTCGCCAGCGCTCCCACCACTCCGGGACCCGGACCGAGGAGGAGGTCGGCGCCAACAGCAAAACCATCCACCGCCCCGCTGATCCGGTCCGCCTCGCGCACCGCGTCTTCGGCGATCCGTGCCGTCAGCAAAGCAACCAGGCGACCGTTACCCACGGTGTCACTCCCGATCGCGCTCGGCGGCGAGCTTGGACAGGACGCCGTTGACGAAGGCGCCGCTACGAGCGGTCGAGTACGTCTTGACCAGGCGCACCGCCTCGGCGATCACGACGGGCACCGGGACCTCGGGGCGACTGCGCAACTCCCAGAGGGCGATGCGCAGGACGTTGCGATCGACCGGCGGCATCCGTTCCACCCGCCACCCCGTCGACGCTGCGCCAATCGCTTCATCGAGCGACTCACGAGACCCCCACACACCGCTCACGATCGCCGCAGAGCGCTTCGACAGCCCCTCCAGGGTCGGTATCGCCTCCCGGCGTTGGTCGGCCTCGTAGAGGGCGTGAAGCGCCGCTTCCCGGTGGTCCTGGGGGGTCACGACACCCGGGTCATGTATTCGCCACTTCGGGTGTCCACCTTGATGCGATCACCCTGCTCGACGAACAGCGGCACGTTGACCACGAGGCCGGTCTCGACGGTGGCCGGTTTGGTCCCGGCCGACGACCGATCGCCCTTGACACCCGGTTCGGCGTGGGTCACTTCGAGTTCGACCGAGGCGGGGAGCTCCAGACCGATCGCCCTCCCGTCGTACATGGCGATACTGGCGCCGTCACCTTCCTTGAGGAAGGACGCCGCCGACCCGACCTCTTCGTCCCGCAGCACCACCTGGGCATAGGTCTCGCCGTCCATGAAGTGAAACCCCGTGTCGTCGCGGTACAGGAACTGATGGGGACGACGGTCCACGATCGCCTGGTTGACCGCCTCGTCGGCCCGGAAGGTGCGGTCGACCACGGCACCCGACTGGAGATTCTTCAGCTTCATGCGTACGAATGCCTTGCCCTTGCCCGGTTTGACGTGCTGGTACTCGACGATCTGGAACAGGCCGTCGTCGAGGTCCAGCGTCATGCCCGGCCGAACGTCGTTGGTGGAGATCATGACCAGCCGTCAGCTGCCAGCTGCCAGCTGCCAGCCAGGAGGCGAACCGCGGTCATGTGGTGAGGGCCTTTGGGGAGGAGGTGAGGACCCGATTGCCGGTCTCGGTCACCAGGACCATGTCTTCGATGCGCACGCCGCCGATGCCGGGCAGGTAGACGCCGGGCTCCACCGTGACGGCATCTCCCGGTACCAGACGATCCTCGTTGCCGCGCCGGACCCACGGGGGCTCGTGGATCTCGAGCCCCACCCCATGGCCGGTGCTGTGGAGGAACTGCTCCTCGTAGCCGTAGCCGCGCAACACCGCACGACACGCCTCGTCGACGTCGTTGCACGACACTCCCGGGCCGACGGCGGCGATGCCCGCCTCCTGGGACTCGAGGACCGCGGCGTGAACCCTGACCATCTCGTCCGACGGTTCGCCGCTCAGCCAGACGGTGCGACTCATGTCGCTGTGGTAGCCATCGACGACGCATCCGTAGTCGAGCAGGAGGAGCGCATCTCCGACCGGCTTCCGTCCGGAGCGATAGTGCGGGATCGAGGCGCCGGCTCTGGCGGCGACGATGGGCTCCCACCCGGCGGCCTCACCACCCTTCGACCGCATCACGTCGATCAGACGCCACCCCAACTCGGCCTCACCGACCGCTGGCTCGGCGAGCTCCGACAACCGGGCAAAGGCGGCGTCGCCGGCGGCGGCCGCCTTCGAGAGCGCCTCGACCTCCTCGGGGTCCTTGGCCCGACGGAGCCGCTCGACCGAACCTCCCCCGGCGGCCGGAATGACCCCCGTCTCCCGGCCGAAGTCGGTGGCCCATCCCCAGGTGACCCCGTCGGCCTCGAGGGTCACGGTGTCGAGTCCTGAAACGAGGCCCCTCAGCGTGTCCCACAGGCCGCTGGTATACACGACGAGATCCGTCTGAGGAAGGTCGGCGACCAGGGCCCCGGCGAGTTCCCCGTAACGGCCGTCGGTGACGAACGTGGCAGGCCCGTCAGGGGTCACCAGCAGCCAACCGCTGCTCCCGGTGAACCCGGTGAGGTACCGCAGGTTGGGGAGCCGAGACACGAGCAACGGAGCCTCGATACCGGCTCGCAACGCCTCGAGCCGTGCAGCGTGGTTCATCGACGACGACCTCCGTGGATTCCGACGGACCCCAAAGCGGCGTCAACGGTAGCCGCACCGACGTGGACCACCTCCGGAGCCCCGATGGCCCGCAGGAGGACCATCCGCACCCCTCCGGCGTCTCGCTTCTTGTCCCGGCCGACCTGGGTGAGGACCTGCGCAGGGTCGGCTTCTGCGGCCTCGGTGGGCAAACCGAGACCGGCGACGATGTCTCGCTGGCGATCCTCGTCACCGAATCCCACCTCGAGCGCCGAAGCGCGCCCGGCGGCGACCATGCCGACCGCCACCGCCAGCCCGTGGGGCCACCCGGTGACCGTCTCGACTGCGTGACCGACCGTATGCCCGTAGTTGAGATGGGCCCGCTCGCCCTCATCCAAGGGGTCGCGGCGGACGATGTCCTGCTTGACGGCGAGGGCGCGTCCCACCACGGTCTCCAGGTCCGCTGCGGCGCCCTGGGCCTCGATGAGATCGACGAGGGCGGGGTCCCCGACCAGGCCCGCCTTGAGGGCTTCGGCGAAGCCCTGCCGCTTCAGGTCGTCGGGGAGCGCATCGAGGATCCCGGCGTCCACCACTACCCGCCGCGGATCCCGGAACACCCCGACCAGGTTCTTGCCACCGACGTTGACTCCGGTCTTCCCGCCCACGGCCGCATCGACGGCTCCAAGGAGCGTCGTGGGGACATAGATCGCGGCGACTCCTCGGAGGTACACCGCGGCTACGAAACCGGCGAGATCGGTGACCGCCCCGCCGCCGACTCCCACGACCAGACCGTCGCGGCGCATTCCGCGTTCGAGGAGCCACCCGACCACGCGCTCGACGTTATGGAGCGTCTTTGCCGCGTCCCCAGCGGGCACGACGAGCACGTCGCCGGGCACGTCGCCGAGCGCCGTTGCCACCTGGCGGGCCACGGCCTCGGCTCCGGGTTGGGTGATGATCCCTACGAAGCCCGGACGAAGCCCTCCGAGAAGGCGTTGGTGATCGAGCACCCCGCGCCCCACCACCACCTCAGTCGACATGCGATGCCTCCCAGTAGGCGACCACCAGGTCGGCCACCGTCGAGGCCGGGCCTGACGCCTCGACGGTGACATGGGCCGCCTCCTGGTATCGCCCTTGTCGCTCCTCGAGCAGCCGCTCCATCGCCGTGATCGGATCGCTGCCCAGCAGGGGCCGGCCCTCCCCCGAGCCCACTCTCCGGGCGAGCTCCTCGACCGGAACGTCCAGCCAGACGACCAACCCCGAGGAGCGCATCCGTGCCACTGAACCGTCGTCGAGGACGACCCCACCGCCCGTGGCAACGACGGCCTCGGACGCCGCGATCCCGACGACGGCCTCGGCCTCGGTCCTTCTGAAGGCCACCGGATCGGTGGTGAGGAGATCCCCCGTCGCCTCCCCTGAGCTCGTCTCCACCAGATCGTCGGTGTCCACGAAGTCGAGCCCGAGCCGCTCGGCGACGAGCCAACCCACCGTCGACTTCCCGGATCCCATCATGCCGACCAACCACAGGGGCATCAGAACGCCTCCAGGCGACCCCGCCTCCGCGCCACCGCTTCGACGAACTCGTCGACCGTGTCCCCCCCGAACACGCGCTGCATCTCCGATGCCAGCACCCAGGCGACCATCTGCTCGCACACCACTCCCGCCGCGGGTACGGCACAGACATCCGAGCGCTCGCGGAAGGCGGCGGCGGGCTCCTTGGTGACCACGTCGGCGCTGCGCAGCGGCCGCATGAGCGTCGACAGCGGCTTCATGGCGGCTCTGGCCCTGATCGTCTGCCCGGTGCTGACACCGCCCTCGATGCCGCCGGCTCGGTCGGTATCTCGGGTGAACGACCCGTCACGCACGTCGATCTCGTCGTGAGCCTCCGACCCGCGGCGCGCCGCGGACGCGAAGCCGTCGCCGATCTCCACGGCCTTGATCGCCGGTACCGACATGAGAGCGCCGCCGAGGAGTCCGTCGAGCTTCCGGTCCCAGTGGACGTGGCTGCCCACGCCAGCCGGCACGCCGAAGCCGAGTACCTCGACCACGCCTCCCACGCTGTCGCGTTCGGCGTGGGCCCGGTCGATGCGCTCCATCATCGCCGCCTCGACCGACCGGTCGAACACCCGAACCGGAGATGCGTCGACAGCGTCACGGTCGTCTGGACCGGGGCGGACGCCGTCCTCCACGACGATCCCGCCGATGGAGACGACATGGCTCAGCACAGAGGCGCCGGCGGCCCCCAGGAGCTGCTTGGCCAGGAACCCGGCGACGGTCCGTGCCGCGGTCTCTCGAGCCGATGCTCGCTCGAGGATGTTGCGGGCGTCATACGACCCGTGCTTCTGCATGCCGGCGAGGTCGGCATGTCCAGGCCGAGGCGTCGTCAAGGGCCGTTTGGGTTCACCCTGTCGAGGATCCATCTCCTCCTGCCACCGCGGCCATTCCGTGTTGCGGACCACGATCGCCACCGGACTTCCCAGGGTCTTGCCGAAGCGCAGGCCGCCGAGTGGTTCCAATTCGTCGCGCTCGATGTTCATGCGCTTGCCCCGGCCGTGACCGAGGCGCCGCCGGGCGAGCTCGTGGGCAAGGCCGTCGAGGTCGACGCTGAGCCCCGACGGGAGACCTTCGACGATGGTGACCAGACCGGGTCCGTGTGACTCCCCGGCGGTGAGGAACCGCAGCATGACCGGAGGCTACCCGCGAAGGATCAGCCCTCCGTGTCGGCCCCGTCGCCGTCGACCGGATCCTCCGGTGCCGGTGGATCGTCGACCACCGTCGTGGTGGTGGTGTCGTCGATGGGGATCACCGATTCCAGGCCGTCGGGCAGTGCGCCGGACAGCGTGAAGAAGCGGATCTGGAGTGAGACGCCCAGCCCGCCGTCCTCGTCGGCACCGACGCTCATGGCAATCGCATCCACTCTCGCCAACCTGGGCAGGTCGTTGACCGCGATGAGGAAGTTGACCACCTCGAAGTAGCCACCGGTGAAACGGGTGGTGACGACGATCGATCGCATCCCTCTCCCGTCGCTGGGCTCGG
This window of the Acidimicrobiia bacterium genome carries:
- the coaBC gene encoding bifunctional phosphopantothenoylcysteine decarboxylase/phosphopantothenate--cysteine ligase CoaBC — protein: MLDGRRIVLGVSGGVAAFKAAYLARRLVEAGAIVQPVMTRSSLQFLGAQTLAAITGRHPATDFFGADSVSPHTELARWADAIVIAPATAATMARIANGQSDDLLSATVLAFTGPVVVAPAMHTEMWEHPATQRNAATLRADGVVLAGPVSGALAGGDVGEGRMVEPEDIVVALEETLGAGSLAGWTVLVSAGGTREPIDPVRYIGNRSSGKMGNAIALEAAGRGARVILVTTVAGAEHSLVEVVPVETADEMAEAVWEQAPRCDVAVLAAAVADFKPVDPAEAKVHRADRLPVVDLGPTPDILAGVAEMSPRPFLVGFAAETGSLDGAVVKAKEKGVDLLVANDVTTAGAGFGTETNIVSLITPDGSVDAWPLMTKQAVASRLWDRIIEARQI
- the rpoZ gene encoding DNA-directed RNA polymerase subunit omega; protein product: MIEPPIETVLARTGERFTLVVLAARRARQINSYFNQLGDGMGSNIPPQVHSLSDKPLSIALEEIAADKVVVDSGE
- a CDS encoding cytidylate kinase family protein translates to MPADLQHPTVVSIAGHVGSGKSATARIVAETLGWSHLSTGEMFRQIAGRLGMTVLELNRHAETDGSIDEEIDSYLRGLAGVASDVVIDSRMAWHFVPESLKVFLLVDPIEGARRVLRAGRADETYATLEDAAAANVARMAAEAERYHDLYGVRRDDWRNYDLVIDTTDVAKEAVTTRIVAAVIGPPSERSGVWLATRRLRRNGAIKTGDTVEVDIRDGLGSVRRGWDLVEHARAAAEPLIRCRLVGYEGSPVD
- the mihF gene encoding integration host factor, actinobacterial type, with amino-acid sequence MSESPVDDVRPSVLARVTALRACRTEIRRSLQAGEITIAEVLLDTDDDLIAALKVKSVLTAVPALGKIRTVRLLARLGISEFERIGTLDVDQRRRLVAEARSVDG
- a CDS encoding orotidine 5'-phosphate decarboxylase / HUMPS family protein yields the protein MGNGRLVALLTARIAEDAVREADRISGAVDGFAVGADLLLGPGPGVVGALARIGEVTTLFAIHGTPDVVGRAAGRLAEYGARRIAVHAVVEEGAMEAAVAAAAASGATVVAASLDPGVNDARAAVLGLGRSRGAVVSRLAKRALAAGASGVLVTLGDLGVVAQAAPELERVAIGISSLAGIDEARRRAADLVVAPSALVGGIATASSGVSE
- the nusB gene encoding transcription antitermination factor NusB; the encoded protein is MTPQDHREAALHALYEADQRREAIPTLEGLSKRSAAIVSGVWGSRESLDEAIGAASTGWRVERMPPVDRNVLRIALWELRSRPEVPVPVVIAEAVRLVKTYSTARSGAFVNGVLSKLAAERDRE
- the efp gene encoding elongation factor P translates to MISTNDVRPGMTLDLDDGLFQIVEYQHVKPGKGKAFVRMKLKNLQSGAVVDRTFRADEAVNQAIVDRRPHQFLYRDDTGFHFMDGETYAQVVLRDEEVGSAASFLKEGDGASIAMYDGRAIGLELPASVELEVTHAEPGVKGDRSSAGTKPATVETGLVVNVPLFVEQGDRIKVDTRSGEYMTRVS
- a CDS encoding Xaa-Pro peptidase family protein, translating into MNHAARLEALRAGIEAPLLVSRLPNLRYLTGFTGSSGWLLVTPDGPATFVTDGRYGELAGALVADLPQTDLVVYTSGLWDTLRGLVSGLDTVTLEADGVTWGWATDFGRETGVIPAAGGGSVERLRRAKDPEEVEALSKAAAAGDAAFARLSELAEPAVGEAELGWRLIDVMRSKGGEAAGWEPIVAARAGASIPHYRSGRKPVGDALLLLDYGCVVDGYHSDMSRTVWLSGEPSDEMVRVHAAVLESQEAGIAAVGPGVSCNDVDEACRAVLRGYGYEEQFLHSTGHGVGLEIHEPPWVRRGNEDRLVPGDAVTVEPGVYLPGIGGVRIEDMVLVTETGNRVLTSSPKALTT
- a CDS encoding 3-dehydroquinate synthase family protein codes for the protein MSTEVVVGRGVLDHQRLLGGLRPGFVGIITQPGAEAVARQVATALGDVPGDVLVVPAGDAAKTLHNVERVVGWLLERGMRRDGLVVGVGGGAVTDLAGFVAAVYLRGVAAIYVPTTLLGAVDAAVGGKTGVNVGGKNLVGVFRDPRRVVVDAGILDALPDDLKRQGFAEALKAGLVGDPALVDLIEAQGAAADLETVVGRALAVKQDIVRRDPLDEGERAHLNYGHTVGHAVETVTGWPHGLAVAVGMVAAGRASALEVGFGDEDRQRDIVAGLGLPTEAAEADPAQVLTQVGRDKKRDAGGVRMVLLRAIGAPEVVHVGAATVDAALGSVGIHGGRRR
- a CDS encoding shikimate kinase, with the translated sequence MPLWLVGMMGSGKSTVGWLVAERLGLDFVDTDDLVETSSGEATGDLLTTDPVAFRRTEAEAVVGIAASEAVVATGGGVVLDDGSVARMRSSGLVVWLDVPVEELARRVGSGEGRPLLGSDPITAMERLLEERQGRYQEAAHVTVEASGPASTVADLVVAYWEASHVD
- the aroC gene encoding chorismate synthase translates to MLRFLTAGESHGPGLVTIVEGLPSGLSVDLDGLAHELARRRLGHGRGKRMNIERDELEPLGGLRFGKTLGSPVAIVVRNTEWPRWQEEMDPRQGEPKRPLTTPRPGHADLAGMQKHGSYDARNILERASARETAARTVAGFLAKQLLGAAGASVLSHVVSIGGIVVEDGVRPGPDDRDAVDASPVRVFDRSVEAAMMERIDRAHAERDSVGGVVEVLGFGVPAGVGSHVHWDRKLDGLLGGALMSVPAIKAVEIGDGFASAARRGSEAHDEIDVRDGSFTRDTDRAGGIEGGVSTGQTIRARAAMKPLSTLMRPLRSADVVTKEPAAAFRERSDVCAVPAAGVVCEQMVAWVLASEMQRVFGGDTVDEFVEAVARRRGRLEAF
- the pilO gene encoding type 4a pilus biogenesis protein PilO; translated protein: MTRRPVLVGLLLVLLGAVWWFFLFSPKAARVDELRADLQVAQDEELRLREQVADLRSVAELESEYRSALDSLSVAIPDDPELDEIIDSLYDLALRSRVELLSLVPGLPAEPSDGRGMRSIVVTTRFTGGYFEVVNFLIAVNDLPRLARVDAIAMSVGADEDGGLGVSLQIRFFTLSGALPDGLESVIPIDDTTTTTVVDDPPAPEDPVDGDGADTEG